In Phocoena phocoena chromosome 3, mPhoPho1.1, whole genome shotgun sequence, a single window of DNA contains:
- the DIRAS1 gene encoding GTP-binding protein Di-Ras1 produces the protein MPEQSNDYRVVVFGAGGVGKSSLVLRFVKGTFRDTYIPTIEDTYRQVISCDKSVCTLQITDTTGSHQFPAMQRLSISKGHAFILVFSVTSKQSLEELGPIYKLIVQIKGSVEDIPVMLVGNKCDETQREVDTREAQAVAQEWKCAFMETSAKMNYNVKELFQELLTLETRRNMSLNIDGKRSSKQKRTDRIKGKCVLM, from the coding sequence ATGCCTGAACAGAGCAATGACTACCGGGTGGTGGTGTTCGGGGCGGGCGGCGTGGGCAAGAGCTCCCTAGTGCTGCGCTTCGTCAAGGGCACGTTCCGGGACACCTACATCCCCACCATTGAGGACACCTACCGGCAGGTCATCAGCTGCGACAAGAGCGTGTGCACGCTGCAGATCACCGACACCACGGGCAGCCACCAGTTCCCGGCCATGCAGCGGCTGTCCATCTCCAAGGGCCACGCCTTCATCCTGGTCTTCTCGGTCACCAGCAAGCAGTCGCTGGAGGAGCTGGGCCCCATCTACAAGCTCATCGTGCAGATCAAGGGCAGCGTGGAGGACATCCCCGTCATGCTGGTGGGCAACAAGTGCGACGAGACCCAGCGGGAGGTGGACACCCGCGAGGCCCAGGCCGTGGCCCAGGAGTGGAAGTGCGCCTTCATGGAGACATCGGCCAAGATGAACTACAACGTCAAGGAGCTCTTCCAGGAGCTGCTCACGCTGGAGACACGCCGGAACATGAGCCTGAACATCGACGGCAAGCGCTCCAGCAAACAGAAGAGGACAGACCGCATCAAGGGCAAATGCGTCCTCATGTGA